A section of the Drosophila subobscura isolate 14011-0131.10 chromosome A, UCBerk_Dsub_1.0, whole genome shotgun sequence genome encodes:
- the LOC117902014 gene encoding ran-binding protein 16 isoform X2: MEIQQLEVLCKQLYEATDVCIRGDAEKALASFVSSQDALPKCQLLLDRADSSYAQLLAASTLTKLIQGLTLEQRIDIRSYALNYLATRPNLQHFVIQALVTLLAKITKYGWFDTYKGELIFQNLLEDVKKFLQGSVEHCTVGVQILSQLVSEMNSIVELDVHLSFSKNRKIATSYRDQQLYDTFLLSCSLLITARDNSKNLKFMDESQKALISHVLRLTKNCLSFDFIGSSTDESSDDMNNVQIPTAWRPAFLDLNTLKLFFDLYQILPNGLASYSISCLVQMTSVRRSLFSNTERTKFLTHLVEGVTNILTNLHGLSDPDNYHEFCRLLARLKSNYQLGELIAVPCYPEAIELIAKFTVQSLHLWLFAPNSVHYLLTLWQRMVASVPYVKSPDPHLLGTYTPEVIKAYIESRLDAVPLIVRDNLEDPLDDLCMVQQQLEQLSVIERCEYNKTCSLLVQHFDQKAREYENLVQTPNANPIDITVHELQLTWLVYIIGSAIVGRLSVTTSDEHDTMDGELVIRVLQLMSLTDARLPQAGCEKLELAMLSFLDQVRKMHSSEQAQKANVYKRLTEVFGLSDEQMLLSFINRKIITNLKFWGRSEQIITKTLMLLSDLSVHFNSVRKLARLDEVQFMLTHHTSEHFPFLGTNSSLSEMRCRTMFYTSLGRLLMFDLGEDEERFYNFLTPLTNQFETLGTVLMDANSFPNDEAKKAIIGLARDLRGLALPLNARIQYTMLFEWLYYTDYLPILLRAVDLWAHDPAVTTPVLKLFAELVHCRTQRLAGNVSSPMGILLFREASKLICIYGNRILQLEVPRDRLYPMKLKGIAICFLILKNSLGGNYVNCGVFKLYGDDTLDSVLNIVAKLILSIQQNDLLEYPKLSSAYYNLLNCLSQDHVTYLAGLEPRAFVYILESLTKGLSALDSAIYISCCTILDSIVSYIFKQLQLKVSTFPNKKLRSLTQENEKFLKVVEMNSELLQSMMSSLLNNVLAEDCRNQWSMSRPLLVLILLYEDFYRFTQNLSTFRRDVVNLPKTMAYSTDNSYQAYTETNYSISV; the protein is encoded by the exons ATG gAGATACAGCAACTTGAAGTACTGTGCAAGCAACTTTACGAAGCTACAGACGTTTGCATTCGTGGGGATGCAGAGAAAGCTCTTGCTTCATTTGTAAGTAGCCAAGATGCGCTACCCAAATGTCAACTTCTACTAGACAGAGCTGATTCTAGTTATGCACAGCTGCTTGCCGCGTCCACACTTACAAAACTAATACAGGGACTGACTCTTGAGCAAAGAATCGACATTCGTAGCTATGCATTAAACTACTTGGCCACAAGGCCTAatctgcaacattttgttattCAAGCCTTAGTTACACTTCTGgccaaaattacaaaatatggTTGGTTCGACACATACAAAGGTGAATTGATCTTTCAAAATCTACTAGAAGACGTAAAAAAGTTTTTACAG GGTTCTGTGGAGCACTGCACAGTTGGCGTTCAAATATTATCACAGTTGGTATCTGAAATGAATTCTATTGTGGAGTTAGATGTACATTTGTCCTTCTCAAAGAATCGAAAGATAGCCACATCCTATCGTGACCAGCAACTTTACGACACATTTCTTCTGTCGTGCTCACTATTGATAACTGCACGTGATAACAGCAAGAACCTTAAATTTATGGATGAATCGCAGAAAGC GTTGATATCTCATGTGCTGCGACTGACGAAAAACTGTTTGAGCTTTGATTTTATTGGAAGTTCAACAGATGAATCTTCCGATGATATGAACAACGTTCAG aTTCCAACAGCCTGGCGGCCTGCGTTCCTGGATTTAAACACACTGAAACTGTTTTTTGATTTATACCAGATTCTTCCAAATGGTTTAGCTAGCTACTCCATATCTTGTTTGGTTCAAATGACATCAGTGCGTCGATCGCTTTTTAGTAATACTGAAAGAACGAAATTTCTCACACATCTGGTTGAAGGtgtaacaaatattttgactAATTTGCAC GGCTTAAGTGATCCAGATAACTACCACGAATTCTGCCGTTTGCTAGCTCGACTTAAATCCAACTATCAATTAGGCGAGCTAATTGCTGTTCCTTGTTATCCAGAAGCTATCGAATTAATAGCGAAATTTActgtgcagtcattgcat TTGTGGCTTTTTGCACCAAACAGTGTGCACTACTTGCTAACACTTTGGCAACGTATGGTAGCATCCGTTCCATATGTAAAGTCTCCGGATCCGCATTTACTTGGTACATATACACCAGAAGTGATTAAAGCTTACATCGAGTCGCGCCTAGATGCTGTTCCTTTAATTGTACGGGACAATCTAGAGGATCCATTGGATGATTTATGTATGGTGCAGCAACAGCTTGAGCAACTGTCAGTTATTGAACGGTGCGAGTACAACAAGACTTGCAGTCTTCTTGTGCAGCATTTTGATCAAAAGGCACGTGAGTATGAAAATCTTGTACAGACGCCCAACGCTAATCCTATAGATATAACTGTGCATGAGCTTCAGTTAACTTGGTTGGTGTACATTATCGGGTCTGCCATTGTTGGTCGCCTTTCTGTAACGACTAGCGACGAGCACGATACCATGGATGGAGAGCTCGTCATTAGAGTGCTACAACTAATGAGTCTGACAGATGCACGATTGCCTCAGGCTGGATGCGAAAAGCTCGAATTGGCCATGTTAAGCTTTTTGGACCAAGTTCGTAAAATGCATAGCAGCGAGCAAGCACAAAAAGCGAATGTATATAAGAGACTGACTGAAGTCTTTGGACTTAGCGATGAGCAAATGCTATTAAGCTTTATAAAtcgtaaaat TATTACCAACTTAAAGTTTTGGGGACGCTCAGAACAGATTATTACTAAAACTCTGATGTTACTTTCGGATCTTTCTGTGCACTTTAATTCTGTGCGTAAGCTTGCACGCTTAGACGAAGTGCAATTCATGCTGACACACCACACAAGCGAACATTTCCCTTTCCTCGGGACAAACTCTTCCTTGAGTGAAATGCGATGTCGCACCATGTTTTACACATCTCTAGGCCGTTTGTTAATGTTTGATTTGGGAGAAGATGAAGAACGATTCTATAATTTTTTGACGCCGTTAACAA ATCAATTTGAAACCCTTGGAACTGTGCTGATGGATGCTAATAGTTTTCCCAATGACGAGGCTAAGAAAGCAATTATTGGATTGGCGCGAGATCTTCGAGGGCTAGCACTGCCACTAAATGCTCGTATTCAGTATACTATGCTCTTTGAATGGCT CTACTATACAGACTACTTGCCTATATTATTGCGTGCCGTTGACTTATGGGCTCATGATCCTGCAGTTACCACACCTGTTCTCAAACTTTTCGCTGAGTTGGTACATTGTCGAACACAACGACTGGCTGGAAATGTATCCAGTCCTATGGGCATCCTCCTGTTTCGAGAGGCTTCTAAACTTATTTGTATATACGGGAATCGTATTTTACAATTAGAAGTTCCACGTGATCGACTCTACCCAATGAAACTTAAAGGAAtagcaatttgttttttaattttaaaaaactCACTTGGTGGGAACTATGTGAACTGTGGCGTATTCAAATTGTATGGAGATGATACACTGGACAGCGTTCTTAACATTGTTGCTAAGTTAATACTTTCTATACAACAAAATGATTTACTT GAATATCCAAAACTGTCTTCAGCATActacaatttattaaattgccTTTCTCAAGACCACGTTACATATCTAGCCGGCTTGGAGCCACGTgcatttgtgtacatattgGAAAGCCTCACCAAGGGCCTCTCAGCGCTAG aTTCAGCCATTTACATAAGCTGCTGCACAATTTTAGATAGTATTGTTTCGTACATATTTAAACAACTTCAGCTAAAGG TTTCCACATTCCCGAACAAAAAGCTTCGAAGCTTAACGCAGGAAAACGAAAAGTTTCTTAAG GTCGTTGAGATGAACTCTGAATTGCTTCAGAGTATGATGTCTTCGTTGTTAAACAATGTTCTGGCCGAGGATTGTCGAAATCAGTGGTCCATGTCTCGTCCATTGCTGGTACTAATATTACTTTACGAGGATTTTTATCG gtTTACCCAAAACTTATCTACATTTCGTCGGGACGTAGTTAACCTGCCAAAAACAATGGCATATTCAACAG ATAACTCCTACCAAGCCTACACAGAAACAAACTACTCAATATCAGTTTAG
- the LOC117902110 gene encoding 60S acidic ribosomal protein P2: MRYVAAYLLAVIGGKDAPANADIEKILSSVGIEVDTERLTKVIKELNGKSIEDLIKEGREKLSSMPVGGGAVSAAPSAAQAAPSAGDKKEASKEEKKEDSESEDDDMGFALFE; this comes from the coding sequence ATGCGTTACGTGGCTGCATACTTGTTGGCTGTTATCGGTGGAAAGGACGCCCCCGCCAATGCAGATATTGAGAAAATTCTCAGCTCTGTCGGTATTGAGGTGGACACTGAGCGTCTCACCAAGGTGATTAAGGAACTCAATGGCAAGAGCATTGAAGATCTGATCAAGGAGGGACGCGAAAAGTTGTCTTCGATGCCAGTTGGCGGTGGCGCCGTATCTGCTGCACCATCCGCTGCTCAGGCAGCTCCAAGTGCTGGGGACAAGAAGGAAGCcagcaaagaagagaagaaggaaGATTCAGAGTCGGAGGATGACGATATGGGCTTCGCTCTCTTCGAATAA
- the LOC117902086 gene encoding uncharacterized protein LOC117902086, translating to MFLNRMWRRFYIAPHNAITRGSAQVQCIRTKATNRLAGNVIRQSKIMEKLYGNRLTGSKKRWYPLPNMNVSSSSGAQQPNIVFPSSKFGLSSPHTNKNNSRRISVLNKLFMTNITDLLATGAAAQSIVGQGLHVTRVKISCDFSHINVYWLGRTCSQEDTLEIELRRCSSHLQHELTQLRLMGKMPRIQFVRDKPAANLYQMQGLLSDLHLNKNLSTENEMRQNVLATNVQWPKMRQDVLDLNHNHIVDTIVCKMRKLKEAWVDHLQ from the coding sequence ATGTTCTTAAATCGAATGTGGCGTAGATTTTATATAGCGCCACACAACGCCATCACAAGAGGGTCAGCGCAGGTTCAATGTATTCGAACAAAAGCGACCAACAGACTCGCCGGCAATGTGATAAGACAGAGCAAAATTATGGAAAAGTTATACGGAAATCGCTTGACAGGCAGTAAGAAGCGTTGGTATCCTTTGCCAAATATGAATGTTAGCAGCAGTAGCGGTGCTCAGCAACCGAACATTGTATTTCCTAGCTCTAAGTTTGGATTGTCTTCCCCGCataccaacaaaaacaactctCGTCGTATTTCCGTGCTGAACAAGTTGTTCATGACAAACATCACAGACCTACTGGCGACTGGAGCGGCAGCTCAATCAATTGTAGGACAAGGACTGCATGTGACCCGTGTAAAGATCTCATGCGACTTCTCccacataaatgtatattgGCTGGGACGCACGTGCTCACAAGAAGATACTCTCGAAATAGAGCTGAGGCGCTGCAGTAGCCACCTCCAGCATGAGCTCACTCAACTGCGTCTCATGGGTAAAATGCCCCGGATACAATTTGTTCGCGACAAGCCGGCTGCGAATCTTTATCAAATGCAGGGTCTCCTCTCAGAtctacatttaaataaaaacttatcaacagaaaatgaaatgagGCAGAACGTTTTAGCAACAAACGTGCAGTGGCCTAAAATGCGCCAAGATGTCCTAGACCTAAACCATAACCACATTGTTGACACGATTGTATGCAAAATGCGAAAGCTTAAAGAAGCCTGGGTAGATCATCtacaataa
- the LOC117902014 gene encoding ran-binding protein 16 isoform X1, with protein sequence MEIQQLEVLCKQLYEATDVCIRGDAEKALASFVSSQDALPKCQLLLDRADSSYAQLLAASTLTKLIQGLTLEQRIDIRSYALNYLATRPNLQHFVIQALVTLLAKITKYGWFDTYKGELIFQNLLEDVKKFLQGSVEHCTVGVQILSQLVSEMNSIVELDVHLSFSKNRKIATSYRDQQLYDTFLLSCSLLITARDNSKNLKFMDESQKALISHVLRLTKNCLSFDFIGSSTDESSDDMNNVQIPTAWRPAFLDLNTLKLFFDLYQILPNGLASYSISCLVQMTSVRRSLFSNTERTKFLTHLVEGVTNILTNLHGLSDPDNYHEFCRLLARLKSNYQLGELIAVPCYPEAIELIAKFTVQSLHLWLFAPNSVHYLLTLWQRMVASVPYVKSPDPHLLGTYTPEVIKAYIESRLDAVPLIVRDNLEDPLDDLCMVQQQLEQLSVIERCEYNKTCSLLVQHFDQKAREYENLVQTPNANPIDITVHELQLTWLVYIIGSAIVGRLSVTTSDEHDTMDGELVIRVLQLMSLTDARLPQAGCEKLELAMLSFLDQVRKMHSSEQAQKANVYKRLTEVFGLSDEQMLLSFINRKIITNLKFWGRSEQIITKTLMLLSDLSVHFNSVRKLARLDEVQFMLTHHTSEHFPFLGTNSSLSEMRCRTMFYTSLGRLLMFDLGEDEERFYNFLTPLTNQFETLGTVLMDANSFPNDEAKKAIIGLARDLRGLALPLNARIQYTMLFEWLYYTDYLPILLRAVDLWAHDPAVTTPVLKLFAELVHCRTQRLAGNVSSPMGILLFREASKLICIYGNRILQLEVPRDRLYPMKLKGIAICFLILKNSLGGNYVNCGVFKLYGDDTLDSVLNIVAKLILSIQQNDLLEYPKLSSAYYNLLNCLSQDHVTYLAGLEPRAFVYILESLTKGLSALDSAIYISCCTILDSIVSYIFKQLQLKVSTFPNKKLRSLTQENEKFLKVVEMNSELLQSMMSSLLNNVLAEDCRNQWSMSRPLLVLILLYEDFYRSLKESIICGQPVEKQHSMAQWFDDLMLGIERNVSSKNKEKFTQNLSTFRRDVVNLPKTMAYSTDNSYQAYTETNYSISV encoded by the exons ATG gAGATACAGCAACTTGAAGTACTGTGCAAGCAACTTTACGAAGCTACAGACGTTTGCATTCGTGGGGATGCAGAGAAAGCTCTTGCTTCATTTGTAAGTAGCCAAGATGCGCTACCCAAATGTCAACTTCTACTAGACAGAGCTGATTCTAGTTATGCACAGCTGCTTGCCGCGTCCACACTTACAAAACTAATACAGGGACTGACTCTTGAGCAAAGAATCGACATTCGTAGCTATGCATTAAACTACTTGGCCACAAGGCCTAatctgcaacattttgttattCAAGCCTTAGTTACACTTCTGgccaaaattacaaaatatggTTGGTTCGACACATACAAAGGTGAATTGATCTTTCAAAATCTACTAGAAGACGTAAAAAAGTTTTTACAG GGTTCTGTGGAGCACTGCACAGTTGGCGTTCAAATATTATCACAGTTGGTATCTGAAATGAATTCTATTGTGGAGTTAGATGTACATTTGTCCTTCTCAAAGAATCGAAAGATAGCCACATCCTATCGTGACCAGCAACTTTACGACACATTTCTTCTGTCGTGCTCACTATTGATAACTGCACGTGATAACAGCAAGAACCTTAAATTTATGGATGAATCGCAGAAAGC GTTGATATCTCATGTGCTGCGACTGACGAAAAACTGTTTGAGCTTTGATTTTATTGGAAGTTCAACAGATGAATCTTCCGATGATATGAACAACGTTCAG aTTCCAACAGCCTGGCGGCCTGCGTTCCTGGATTTAAACACACTGAAACTGTTTTTTGATTTATACCAGATTCTTCCAAATGGTTTAGCTAGCTACTCCATATCTTGTTTGGTTCAAATGACATCAGTGCGTCGATCGCTTTTTAGTAATACTGAAAGAACGAAATTTCTCACACATCTGGTTGAAGGtgtaacaaatattttgactAATTTGCAC GGCTTAAGTGATCCAGATAACTACCACGAATTCTGCCGTTTGCTAGCTCGACTTAAATCCAACTATCAATTAGGCGAGCTAATTGCTGTTCCTTGTTATCCAGAAGCTATCGAATTAATAGCGAAATTTActgtgcagtcattgcat TTGTGGCTTTTTGCACCAAACAGTGTGCACTACTTGCTAACACTTTGGCAACGTATGGTAGCATCCGTTCCATATGTAAAGTCTCCGGATCCGCATTTACTTGGTACATATACACCAGAAGTGATTAAAGCTTACATCGAGTCGCGCCTAGATGCTGTTCCTTTAATTGTACGGGACAATCTAGAGGATCCATTGGATGATTTATGTATGGTGCAGCAACAGCTTGAGCAACTGTCAGTTATTGAACGGTGCGAGTACAACAAGACTTGCAGTCTTCTTGTGCAGCATTTTGATCAAAAGGCACGTGAGTATGAAAATCTTGTACAGACGCCCAACGCTAATCCTATAGATATAACTGTGCATGAGCTTCAGTTAACTTGGTTGGTGTACATTATCGGGTCTGCCATTGTTGGTCGCCTTTCTGTAACGACTAGCGACGAGCACGATACCATGGATGGAGAGCTCGTCATTAGAGTGCTACAACTAATGAGTCTGACAGATGCACGATTGCCTCAGGCTGGATGCGAAAAGCTCGAATTGGCCATGTTAAGCTTTTTGGACCAAGTTCGTAAAATGCATAGCAGCGAGCAAGCACAAAAAGCGAATGTATATAAGAGACTGACTGAAGTCTTTGGACTTAGCGATGAGCAAATGCTATTAAGCTTTATAAAtcgtaaaat TATTACCAACTTAAAGTTTTGGGGACGCTCAGAACAGATTATTACTAAAACTCTGATGTTACTTTCGGATCTTTCTGTGCACTTTAATTCTGTGCGTAAGCTTGCACGCTTAGACGAAGTGCAATTCATGCTGACACACCACACAAGCGAACATTTCCCTTTCCTCGGGACAAACTCTTCCTTGAGTGAAATGCGATGTCGCACCATGTTTTACACATCTCTAGGCCGTTTGTTAATGTTTGATTTGGGAGAAGATGAAGAACGATTCTATAATTTTTTGACGCCGTTAACAA ATCAATTTGAAACCCTTGGAACTGTGCTGATGGATGCTAATAGTTTTCCCAATGACGAGGCTAAGAAAGCAATTATTGGATTGGCGCGAGATCTTCGAGGGCTAGCACTGCCACTAAATGCTCGTATTCAGTATACTATGCTCTTTGAATGGCT CTACTATACAGACTACTTGCCTATATTATTGCGTGCCGTTGACTTATGGGCTCATGATCCTGCAGTTACCACACCTGTTCTCAAACTTTTCGCTGAGTTGGTACATTGTCGAACACAACGACTGGCTGGAAATGTATCCAGTCCTATGGGCATCCTCCTGTTTCGAGAGGCTTCTAAACTTATTTGTATATACGGGAATCGTATTTTACAATTAGAAGTTCCACGTGATCGACTCTACCCAATGAAACTTAAAGGAAtagcaatttgttttttaattttaaaaaactCACTTGGTGGGAACTATGTGAACTGTGGCGTATTCAAATTGTATGGAGATGATACACTGGACAGCGTTCTTAACATTGTTGCTAAGTTAATACTTTCTATACAACAAAATGATTTACTT GAATATCCAAAACTGTCTTCAGCATActacaatttattaaattgccTTTCTCAAGACCACGTTACATATCTAGCCGGCTTGGAGCCACGTgcatttgtgtacatattgGAAAGCCTCACCAAGGGCCTCTCAGCGCTAG aTTCAGCCATTTACATAAGCTGCTGCACAATTTTAGATAGTATTGTTTCGTACATATTTAAACAACTTCAGCTAAAGG TTTCCACATTCCCGAACAAAAAGCTTCGAAGCTTAACGCAGGAAAACGAAAAGTTTCTTAAG GTCGTTGAGATGAACTCTGAATTGCTTCAGAGTATGATGTCTTCGTTGTTAAACAATGTTCTGGCCGAGGATTGTCGAAATCAGTGGTCCATGTCTCGTCCATTGCTGGTACTAATATTACTTTACGAGGATTTTTATCG GTCCTTAAAAGAGAGCATTATCTGTGGGCAACCAGTTGAAAAACAACACTCAATGGCTCAGTGGTTTGATGATTTGATGTTAGGAATCGAGCGCAATGTTTCCAGTAAAAATAAGGAGAA gtTTACCCAAAACTTATCTACATTTCGTCGGGACGTAGTTAACCTGCCAAAAACAATGGCATATTCAACAG ATAACTCCTACCAAGCCTACACAGAAACAAACTACTCAATATCAGTTTAG